CAGTCGGCAGCGCCGCGCGTGGTGACGGTGGCCAGCGCCGCACACGCTTTCGGGCGCCTGCGGCTGGACGACCCCGAGTTCCGCCGGGGCTACGGCGGCTGGGCGGCCTACGCCCAGAGCAAGCTGGCCAACATCCTGTTTGCCCGCGAACTGTCCCGGCGTGAACCCGGTCTGCTGAGCAGCAGTGTGCACCCCGGCATGGTCGCCACCGGCTTCGCCCACAACAACGGCGGCTGGCTCAGCCGGGCTTACCGCCTCATTGACCGCTTCGCCCTGACACCAGAAGAGGGCGCCCAGACCACCCTGCACGCGGCCACGGCGCCCCTGGCCGCGTCTGGGCGGTACTACAGCAACAGGCGCGAGGCAACCCCAGCCCCCCAGGCCCAGGATGACGGCGCCGCCCTGAGGCTGTGGAGTCTGAGTGAGGCATATCTGGCAGACCTGTAAGGCAGCCAGAGCAAATGACAGTGACAGAACTATGGCGTGAGCAGGGCGCCGGCTTGTCCTGCCGGTGTGCCTTGCTTTCCGAGCACTCCTCTATCAGGCGGGTGATTCAGGATTTCTGTTGAACCACAACCCGCTGTCAGCTTCAGCTCAACAGGAGGAAACCGGAGTCCTCAAAGTAAAGCAGTAGGGCCGTGAAGAGTCTCCACTCCGACCAGTTTTCGCCAGGCTGGCAGCCAAGGTGTGCAAGGTCGAGAGTGGCTTTGACAAGTCAGTTCATGCCCAGAAGTGAACGTCATCCCTGAACGCCGTATCAGCGCTCTTGGACACCGTGAACCGGGGTGACCAGAACCGTCGCCCTGACTGTTCAACACTTCTCGCTCCGTTCTCAGTGCGGCCTGCTCACCTACTTCTCGCGGACCAGGCCGCTCTGCAAAAACTCCTGCACCATCAGTTCCAGGTCGTGCAGCGCCTCGTCTGAGCGCATGGCGTACTCAGCCGGACTCAGGTCTTCGCCCAGGGCGCGCAGGAAGGCCAGGCCAGGCGCCCCATGCCGCGTGCGAAAGGCCTGGTGAACACCCGTAATGGCGTTCAGGGCGTCTTTGCCCCGAAGGGTCAGGGCGTACTGGTGGTGCGCCCAGCCGGCCAGGCTGCGCGGCAGAATCAGGGTCTGGGGGCGCAGGGGGGCCGGAAAGGCGCCCTCGTAGGGCAGGGTGGCCGGCATGGTGGCCACAATCTCGCCGCGCACATAGAAGATGGCGCCGGTAGGCCGGGCATGCAGGCCAGTGAAGTCCTCGGTCAGATTGAACTTCCAGGCGCGCGACCCGATGCCGCTCAGGACGTGGGCCAGCGGGGCGTCCAGGGGATAGGCGCTAAGGGACGCCCCCTGTTCATAGAGGCTCAGCAGTTCGCCCAGGGCCTGCTCGCCCGTGGCGCTCCCGGCGGCGGCCGTCACTGCTCGGCCTTCGAACAGCAGCACGTAGGCGCTGTGGTCGCCCAGGGCAGCCAACAGGTAGCCGTACCAGCTCTGTTCGTGCAGGTACTTGAGAAAGGCGTGCAGGTCGCAAAAGCTGTGATTGAGACCCGCGTGCGCGGCGCTGGCCTGGGGCAGAAAACGTGCTAGGAAAGGGGCGGCGCCCGGAAACATGGGCGGCAGTTCGGCAATCAGCTCGGCCAGTTCTGGCTCGGGGTCAGGGGTGGAGGGCGGCTGAGCCGGGCGACCTTTTGGCCGGGCCGGGTCCTGGGGGGGCAGGCTAGCGTCAGTCATCGCGTCCTCCACTCCGGAGCGTCAACAGCCCTGAGGACAGCATATTTACTGCGCCTCGGGCAGCGGCGCGGCGCCCAGCGTCAGCTCGCTGGCCCCGTCATCCAGGCGCCGCGCGCCGTCCCGGAAGCGCGCCGCATTGTGAATGTAGCGCTGCGCGTTTCCGCCGCTGGGGGCGGGGCGCACCACCCGTGCCGGCACCCCCACCGCCAACATGCCGTCTGGCACATGGGCGCCCTCGGGTAGCACCGCCCCGGCCCCAAGCATGGCGCCCGCGCCCAGGCTGGACCCACTGAGCATGATGGCCCCCATGCCGACCAGACTGCCCGGCCCACAGGTGGCGCCGTGAACCACGGCCCGGTGGCCCACCGTGACCCGCTCCATCAGGGTGCAGGGCCAGCCCGCGTCGGTGTGCAGGACCGCGCCGTCCTGCACGTTGCTGCCGGGCCCCACCGTGATGGCTTCCAGGTCGCCGCGCAGCACCGCGCCGTACCACACGCTGGCCTGCGCCGCGACCGTCACCTGACCGATGATGTCGGCACTGGGCGCCAGAAACGCAGAGGGGTGGATATCGGGGACGTGCCCGTCCAGGGCGTAGCGGGGCATGACTTCCTCCGGGGGCCACGGTCACGGGCGGGGCAGGCCAGGGCCGCAGCGTCCACACGCACTCGGGGCAGGGGTTGAGTTGCCGCCCAGGGTAGCACGCGCCGCCGCGCCCAGCGCCCTGCTGTCTGGTGGGCGACGCCCGCTGAGCCGCCAAGAAAACTTCACGTCCCTGCGCGCCAGCTTCGCCGCCCTCCCCTGCCCCTCAGGGCCGCTTCAGACCGGGGCCTGAGCCGGCAAGCCTTATCTGGTCAACTGACCCCGGCACCCCCTCTGACCCACAGGCCTGCACATCCGGTCATCATAAACATGCGATAATCGCCCCGTCTCCGTTTGAAGCGCCGCCGTTAAATTCCGTCCAGAGGACAGGAATTTGGCCGCTTCAGGCTGTGATGCAAGGAGAGTTATGGCGCAAGGTCGAGTGAAGTGGTTTAACGTCGAGAAGGGCTACGGCTTCATCGAGCATCCCGGCAACCCGGACGTGTTCGTGCATTACAGCGCCATCCAGAGCGGCGGCTTTCGCAAGCTGAACGAGGGCGATGAAGTGGACTTTGAAGTCGAGGCCGGGCAGGGCAGCAAGGGCCCCCAGGCCAAAAATGTCGTGGTGACCACGGCCGCGCCAGCTCCGGCTGGTGGGGACATGGCCCGCAGCAGCCGCTGGTAGGTTTTCTCTTTCCTGGTGGCCGGCCCCTGGGCGCCGGCCCTCTTCTTTTGCCCGGCGCTCAGGCCCGTACATGCGGCCCGCGCCGGGGCCCCAGCCAGATAGGATGCAGCCATGATCGACGCCCACGCGGCCCTCAGCGGCCTCAATTCTCCCCGGCCAGAGCCAGCGTCTCTGTCCACGCCGGCAGTCAGCCACCACGCCCTGTCCTTTACCGGCCAGGCCGGCGAATACTTCCGGGTCTGGATTGTCAACGTGGCGCTGACCCTGGTGTCGCTGGGGCTGTACATGCCCTGGGCGCGGGTGCGCACGCGGCAGTACATGTACGGGCATACCTGGCTGGACGGCCAGAACTTCGAGTACCGCGCCAACCCCTGGGCGCTGCTGCGCGGCTACCTGCTGGTGAGCGGGCTGGCGGTGCTGTACAGCCTGGCGCTGCGCTCTGAAAACACCGTTTTTATCGTTCTGGGCCTGGTGCTGCTGCTGGTCTACGCGGGGTTTTATCCCTGGCTGGTCAGGCAATCCCTGCGCTTTCAGGCGGTCAACACCGTTCACCGGGGGCTGCGCTTCTCGTTTCAGGGGTCGGTGGGCGAGGCCTACGTCGCCTACGGCGCGGCCAACGTGGTCTCCGGGCTGTTTGGGCTGGCCCTCCCCTGGGCGTGGTTCATGCAGCGGCAGTATCAGGTGAACAACCTGGCCTACGGCACGGCCCGCGCCCGCTTTCGCGGGGACGTGGCGCCCTTCTTTATGATTGGACTGACCGGCGTGGGGCTGGTGATCGGCGGCGGCCTGGTGGCCCTGCTGCTGGTCGCCATCGTGGGCACGCTGGTCGCTGGGCTGGGCAATTGGGGGGATATCAGCGATCTGTTTGAGGCCGACACCCCTCCTGCGGCCTTCTTCGTGGCGGCCGGAGCCATCTATCTAGGCGCCCTGCTGCTGTACGCCGTGGCCTGGCAGTATGTGCGCGCCGCTGTGATGGCTTATGTGCTGAACAACGCCGAGCTGGGCGGCGTGGTGCGCACCGGCGCGACGTTCTCGCCGTGGCGTCTGGTGTGGATTGGCGTGACCAACACGGCCGCGCAGATTCTGACCCTGGGGCTGGCTACTCCCTGGGCGACCATTCGCCGCACGCGCTATGTCCTTGAAGGCATTGGGGTGCGCAGCTTGGTGCCGCTGGACACCTTCACCGGCCAGGCCGCGCACGAGGAATCCGCCTTGGGTGAAGCGGCCTCTGAGCTGCTGGACATTCAGGTGGGGTTCTGAGATGACCGGCACGACGGTCATGCGCGTCAGTGGCGTGTATTTCGATGGCCGCAGCAGCCGCCCCCACCCGGCCCAGGCCGAGCTGAGCGCCGGAGGCGCCGCCCTGACCCTAACCGGCGAGGGGCCGCAGGGGCTGTATCGCTGGGCCGCCTCACAGGTCAGCGTGGACCCGGCCATTCCCGGTGTGCGCCGTAGCCTGAAGTTTCCCGACGGCAGCCGCTTTGAAACCCCCGACGACGACGCTGTGCGCCGCTGGGAACGCCTGACCGGCCGCAACCGCGTCCTGAGTGGCGTGCGCGGCCTGGAGGCCCGCTGGAGCAGCGCCCTGGGCGCCCTGGTGGTGGCCGGCGCCCTGATGGGCGCTTTTGTGGTCTGGGGCATTCCGGCCCTGGCGGCGCAGGCGGCCAACGTGACCCCGCGCAGCGTCCTGGCCACCTTTGACCGCGAAACGCTGGAATTGCTGGAGCACGAGGATCTGCTGGGACCGTCCGAGCTGAGCGCCGCCCGGCAGGCCCAGTTACAGGCCGCCTTTGCCCCGGTGCGCGACTGGGCCGGGGGCGGCTACCCTTACCGTCTGCTGCTGCGCGACGGCGAACCGGGCAATAAGGCCGGGCTGGGGGCCAACGCCTTTGCCCTGCCCAACGGCACCATTGTGATGACCGACCAGCTGGTGGCGCTGGCGCGCAGTGACCGCGAACTGATTGGCGTGCTGGCCCACGAAACCGGGCATGTCACCGGACGGCATGGGGTGGCGACGGTGTATCAGGCGCTGGGTATCTCGCTGGTCGTGACTGTGCTGACGGGCGACCTGGTGAGCGCCAGCACCTTTGCAGCGGCAGTGCCAGCGGCCATCTTGCAAAGCGGCTATTCACGCGCCGCCGAAACTGGGGCCGACCGGGTGGCGGCGGCCTACATGGAGCGCGCCTACGGCACCACGGCGCCGCTTCAGGCCATCCTGAGACGGCTGGAAGAGGAAGACGACCAGGGGCCAGAAGACGCCTCGCTGCTGGACGTGCTGCGGTCTCACCCGGTCACCGAGGAACGCATCGAACTGCTCAAATCGCTGGATAAGTAAGGTGGACGCCAACCCCGCCGGGGGCAAGCCAACCAGAATTGGCCAGCTCTGCAGGAGAGTGAGGAGGCGACAGCGAGGGCTCGTCAGCCCACTGGTCCAAGTATGTGAAACAAACAGACAGAGCCGGCACGGGAAGCGGCGGTGAACCGGCGCCCATGCTCTAGGCTAACCCGGTGAAGTTGACGGTTCTTTCCACCAGCCTGGACCCGGACAGCCGCAGCGCGTGGCTCTGCGACCTGACTGCCGCGCAGTTGCGCCGCGCCGGGCACGAGGTGACGCACCTGGACCTGCGCGCCCAGCCGCTCCCGCCCTTTGACAATGTGCAGGGGCCGGGCGGCTGCTACGACCACCCCTATGCCGCGCGGTATCACCAGGCTATCCGCGAGGCCGACGGGGTGTTTCTGGGGGTGCCGGTCTACAACTGGGGGTTGGGGTCGGGGGTCAAGGCGCTGGTGGAACTGACGGGCAGCAGCGACGAGGCGCGCGGCCTGCACGGCGCCTGGTTTGACCAGCCCGTGACCTTTCTGGTGTCGGGCGGCCTGGACCACGGCTACCTCAGCCACGGCGCCTTTGCCTTTGGCCTGATGGTGGACTTCCGCTGCGTGGTCAACCCGGACTTCGTGTATGCCACGGGCGCGCACTGGACCGCGCCGGGGATACCCAACGAGTGGCTGGCCGCGCGGCTGGAACGCACAGTGGCGCGGGGCGTGGATCTGGCCGGGCGCCTGCGCGACCGCCCCTACCGCAGCGTGTGGGAACTGTGACCATGAGTGCCTCTCGCGCGCCACTACTACCCCCCACCGAAAAGCCGCGTGTGGTGGTTGAGCACCCTGATTTTTACGTGGTGCAAAAACCCGCGCTGTGGCTGACCCATCCGGTGCGGGCGCGGGTTGACGTGCCAGACGTCTTAACCTACCTGCGCCGCACCACGGGCGAACCCGACCTGGCCCCGCCGCACCGGCTGGACCGCGAGACCAGCGGCGCGCAGGTACTGTCCCGCGACCGCGAAGCTGCGCAGCGCTTTTTTACCCTGTTCAAGACGCATCTGGTGGGCAAAACGTACCTGGCCATCGTGCATGGCACACCGGACTGGGAGCGCCAAACCCTGGACGCTCCCCTGGGCGACCTGGGACTGGGTGGCGCCAACCGGATTGCCATTCGGCAGGCGGTGGTGCCGGACGGCCGCCCGGCGGTCACGGACTTCCGGGTGGTCGAGCGGCGGGCCGGCCACGCGCTGATAGAAGCCTTTCCCCGCAGTGGACGCCTGCACCAGATTCGCGCGCATCTGGCGCACCTGGGGTTGCCCATGGTGGGGGACAAGATCTATGGCCGCGACCCCAGTGTCTTTCTGGAGTTCATGGAGGTGGGCCAGACCCCGGAACTCACGGCCCGTCTGGGGCTGCCCCGGCAGGCGCTGCATGCCGCGCGCATCGCCTTTCCGTGGGGGGGCACGCAGTTCAGCGCGCAGGTACCCCTGGCCAGCGATCTTCAGGCGTACTGGGACGCGCTGCTGCCGGGGTAAGGGGGCGCCGAGGCTCAGGCGACTGCTGTCACGCCAGCCTGCTGCTGTTCTGTAGCTTCGGCCTGTTGACACATCAGGAGAGAGTCGGTGAGCTGACGCCATGCCCGTCAGGTCCACGTTGTCTTCTGCTCGCTTGCTTATGCGGAGTCCGCTGAGTTGCAACACAGCAAAGAAAGGCACCGTCTGCGCGTCCATATCGTGGAATCCGCATCTGTTCCTTCTCCTGCGTCGCTTTTCAAGTCTGCTGTGCCGCTGTCCAAGGCCGCTCGGATGCCACCCGGCATTCTGCTTGATTCAATCGGAGTCTATATTACATTGTTGGCTCGACCTGTGACCCCTCTGTCCAGAGCCACTCAGCTTCAATCGTGGTGGCCACAAGAGAGTCAGCGCCCGCATGAGGACCTGAGGGCGGTGGTCAGCGCTAAAGGGGTGGCCCCAGTGCCCCCGGCGTAACGTGGCTGGCGCGTTCTGCCTCCCCAATACACAACAGAGACCCTTGACCCCTCCAGGTCACCTGAGCCGCCCGCTGCTTCAGCGGCCCCGTATACTCGCCGCACATGACTGCCCTGTCCCCCGAACGCCCGCGCGTCAGCCCGTGGGTGCTGTCTGCGTTCTGGTTTGGCACCGCCTTTCACTGGCTGCTGCTGCTGCTGATCCTGATGCCCGCCAACGTGGTGACCTTTGTGGGGGACGAGCGCAAGGGCACGTACCTGGGCCTGCTGGCCGGCATTGGGGCCATCATGGCGCTCGTGCTGCCGCCGCTGGTGGGCGCCCACAGCGACCGCACCGGCAAGCGGCTGCCGTACCTGAAGTTGGGGCTGGGCGTCAATCTGGCCGGTCTGGGGGTGATGGCGCTGGCCGTGACCCTGGTGCCGGGCCTGCCGGGCTTCTGGGTGTACCTGCTGGGCTTCTTGCTGGTGCAGTTTGGCAACAACTACGCCACTGCCCCGTATTCCGCCCTGATTCCCGAACTGGTGCGCCCCGAGGCGCGGGGGCGTTACAGCGGCGTGATGGCCATGTTGCAGGCGCTGGGGCAACTGCTGGCGGCCGTGTCGGCGTTTGCGGTGGGCGCCCTGCACCTGCCTGTTCTGGCCTCGTTCGTCCTCATTGCCGCCATGCTCTTTGTGCCCGCGCTGGTCACCCTGCGCGGCGTCCCTGAACCCGATACGGTGGTGGCCCGCGATCCACACGCGCCGACCCTCAGCTGGCAGCAGCTATTCGCCCACCAGCCCTTCTTGTGGGTTTTTGTCACGCGGGTGCTGTTTGCGCTGGGGCAGTATTCGGTGCAGCCCTTCTTGCAGTACTACAACAAGGACGTGCTGCGTCAGAGTGACCCCGGCACCAGCACCAGCATCATGCTGGCGTGCATCATCGTGGGCAGTATCGCCTCGGCGCTGGTGGGGGGGCGGATCAGCGACCGCATTGGGCGCAAACCCGTGATTTACGTGGCGGGCAGCGTGATGGCCGGGGCGGCCCTGCTGCTGCTGGTGGCCCCCAGCTTTGGCGCGGCGCTGGCCCTGGCGCTGGCCTTTGGTCTGGGCTACGGCGCCTTTAGTTCGGTGGACTGGGCACTGGGCAGCGACGCCATGCCCAGCCAGAGCAGCTTTGCCCGTGACATGGGCATCTGGCATGTTGCGTTCGTGGGCCCGCAGATGACAAGTGCGCCGCAGGGCGCCCTGCTGGACTGGGGCAACGCGCAGGGCGGCAATCTGGGCTACACCCTGGTTTTCGGCATTGCCGCGCTGTTTTTTGTGCTGGGCGTGGTGCTGGTCAGAAACGTTCCCGAGCGCGCCCACGCCCGCGCGGCGGCCTGAAGCCATAGGTGTCCTGGCGCACTTGACTGGGCGACCGCACCTTTCTTCAGGACATCTTGGGGCAGCGTTCAGACGGTGGGGCACCTTTCAATTCCGCTGCCCCGCCTCATGAGACGGTGACGCCATGACCACGACCCGCGAGGAAGCCCTGAACAAAGTGGGCGAGCTGATTCAAGACGTGAAGTTTGCCATGCTGACCGTAACGGACGAACACGGCCACCTGAAGGGCCACCCTATGACCACGCAGGACGTGGAATTTGACGGCGACATCTGGTTCCTGGGTGGCAAGGACACCGAGCAGGTGCGCAACATGGGCGCCCGGCCACAGGTCAATGTCAGCTACTCGCGCCCCGATAAAGGCATCTACGTAAGTGTGCGCGGCGCGGCCAGCCTGGTCGAGAACCGCGCCAAGCTGGAACAGGTCTGGAGTGACTTCTACAAGGCCTATTTCCCCGAAGGCATTGATGACCCCAACATTCAGCTCATTCGTATTGAAGCCGATGGCGCCGAATACTGGGAAAGCGACGGCAAGGTGCGCAGCCTGATTGGGCTCGCCAAGGGCCTGCTGACCGGCAAGGAAGCCAAGCAGGGCGAGAACGAAACCGTCAATCTGTAAGCACAAGAGGCACCGCCCCCGACACTCTGGCGTCGGGGGCGGTGCTGTTAGGCGGTCAAGAGCGGGCTCAAGCCCGTCATTCCCGTCTTACTTCAGGCTCTTGATCACAGCTTGGGTGAGGTTCGTTGCGCTTTCGTTGGCATACACCACCAGGCTGGTCTGGGCGGCCACCTGCTCATCCAACACCACGCTGTAGCCGTTGGCCTTGGCGACCTTGGCCACCGCCGCATTCAGTTTGGTGGCCAGCGGCGCAAATGTGGTGTCAATACGCTTGGCGTAGTCGGCGCGGGCCGCGCTGTAGGCCTGCTGCGCCTTAGTCAGCGCCGCGCGGTCAGCAGCGCTGCGGCTGGCGGCAGCCTTGGCATTCAGCTCGCTCAGCGCTTTCTCTTTAGCGGCCAGGTCGGCGGCAACCTTGCTGTTCAGGTCCAGGTACGCCTTGCTTTCGGGCAGGGCTTTGACGGCCTGCTGCACATTCACGATGCC
Above is a genomic segment from Deinococcus betulae containing:
- a CDS encoding SDR family NAD(P)-dependent oxidoreductase: MTSSQAALLSALPAGSTVLITGATGGIGLVTARELAQQGHRVLLVGRNPSRTEAAAQATGAARTFLADLSELRQVRRLAQEVAAQLPQLDLLVNNAGALYTQRQETREGIEQTWALNHLSPFLLTRELLPLLRQSAAPRVVTVASAAHAFGRLRLDDPEFRRGYGGWAAYAQSKLANILFARELSRREPGLLSSSVHPGMVATGFAHNNGGWLSRAYRLIDRFALTPEEGAQTTLHAATAPLAASGRYYSNRREATPAPQAQDDGAALRLWSLSEAYLADL
- a CDS encoding gamma carbonic anhydrase family protein, translated to MPRYALDGHVPDIHPSAFLAPSADIIGQVTVAAQASVWYGAVLRGDLEAITVGPGSNVQDGAVLHTDAGWPCTLMERVTVGHRAVVHGATCGPGSLVGMGAIMLSGSSLGAGAMLGAGAVLPEGAHVPDGMLAVGVPARVVRPAPSGGNAQRYIHNAARFRDGARRLDDGASELTLGAAPLPEAQ
- a CDS encoding cold-shock protein gives rise to the protein MAQGRVKWFNVEKGYGFIEHPGNPDVFVHYSAIQSGGFRKLNEGDEVDFEVEAGQGSKGPQAKNVVVTTAAPAPAGGDMARSSRW
- a CDS encoding YjgN family protein encodes the protein MIDAHAALSGLNSPRPEPASLSTPAVSHHALSFTGQAGEYFRVWIVNVALTLVSLGLYMPWARVRTRQYMYGHTWLDGQNFEYRANPWALLRGYLLVSGLAVLYSLALRSENTVFIVLGLVLLLVYAGFYPWLVRQSLRFQAVNTVHRGLRFSFQGSVGEAYVAYGAANVVSGLFGLALPWAWFMQRQYQVNNLAYGTARARFRGDVAPFFMIGLTGVGLVIGGGLVALLLVAIVGTLVAGLGNWGDISDLFEADTPPAAFFVAAGAIYLGALLLYAVAWQYVRAAVMAYVLNNAELGGVVRTGATFSPWRLVWIGVTNTAAQILTLGLATPWATIRRTRYVLEGIGVRSLVPLDTFTGQAAHEESALGEAASELLDIQVGF
- a CDS encoding M48 family metallopeptidase → MTGTTVMRVSGVYFDGRSSRPHPAQAELSAGGAALTLTGEGPQGLYRWAASQVSVDPAIPGVRRSLKFPDGSRFETPDDDAVRRWERLTGRNRVLSGVRGLEARWSSALGALVVAGALMGAFVVWGIPALAAQAANVTPRSVLATFDRETLELLEHEDLLGPSELSAARQAQLQAAFAPVRDWAGGGYPYRLLLRDGEPGNKAGLGANAFALPNGTIVMTDQLVALARSDRELIGVLAHETGHVTGRHGVATVYQALGISLVVTVLTGDLVSASTFAAAVPAAILQSGYSRAAETGADRVAAAYMERAYGTTAPLQAILRRLEEEDDQGPEDASLLDVLRSHPVTEERIELLKSLDK
- a CDS encoding NADPH-dependent FMN reductase, which produces MKLTVLSTSLDPDSRSAWLCDLTAAQLRRAGHEVTHLDLRAQPLPPFDNVQGPGGCYDHPYAARYHQAIREADGVFLGVPVYNWGLGSGVKALVELTGSSDEARGLHGAWFDQPVTFLVSGGLDHGYLSHGAFAFGLMVDFRCVVNPDFVYATGAHWTAPGIPNEWLAARLERTVARGVDLAGRLRDRPYRSVWEL
- a CDS encoding RluA family pseudouridine synthase translates to MSASRAPLLPPTEKPRVVVEHPDFYVVQKPALWLTHPVRARVDVPDVLTYLRRTTGEPDLAPPHRLDRETSGAQVLSRDREAAQRFFTLFKTHLVGKTYLAIVHGTPDWERQTLDAPLGDLGLGGANRIAIRQAVVPDGRPAVTDFRVVERRAGHALIEAFPRSGRLHQIRAHLAHLGLPMVGDKIYGRDPSVFLEFMEVGQTPELTARLGLPRQALHAARIAFPWGGTQFSAQVPLASDLQAYWDALLPG
- a CDS encoding MFS transporter; amino-acid sequence: MTALSPERPRVSPWVLSAFWFGTAFHWLLLLLILMPANVVTFVGDERKGTYLGLLAGIGAIMALVLPPLVGAHSDRTGKRLPYLKLGLGVNLAGLGVMALAVTLVPGLPGFWVYLLGFLLVQFGNNYATAPYSALIPELVRPEARGRYSGVMAMLQALGQLLAAVSAFAVGALHLPVLASFVLIAAMLFVPALVTLRGVPEPDTVVARDPHAPTLSWQQLFAHQPFLWVFVTRVLFALGQYSVQPFLQYYNKDVLRQSDPGTSTSIMLACIIVGSIASALVGGRISDRIGRKPVIYVAGSVMAGAALLLLVAPSFGAALALALAFGLGYGAFSSVDWALGSDAMPSQSSFARDMGIWHVAFVGPQMTSAPQGALLDWGNAQGGNLGYTLVFGIAALFFVLGVVLVRNVPERAHARAAA
- a CDS encoding pyridoxamine 5'-phosphate oxidase family protein, which produces MTTTREEALNKVGELIQDVKFAMLTVTDEHGHLKGHPMTTQDVEFDGDIWFLGGKDTEQVRNMGARPQVNVSYSRPDKGIYVSVRGAASLVENRAKLEQVWSDFYKAYFPEGIDDPNIQLIRIEADGAEYWESDGKVRSLIGLAKGLLTGKEAKQGENETVNL
- a CDS encoding OmpH family outer membrane protein, yielding MTRFLFLLPLALLATVPHAQQAKSRLGIVNVQQAVKALPESKAYLDLNSKVAADLAAKEKALSELNAKAAASRSAADRAALTKAQQAYSAARADYAKRIDTTFAPLATKLNAAVAKVAKANGYSVVLDEQVAAQTSLVVYANESATNLTQAVIKSLK